One Nitrospina watsonii DNA segment encodes these proteins:
- the dinB gene encoding DNA polymerase IV, producing MTPIILHIDMDAFFVSVEEVLDPSLKGRAVIVGGNPEGRGVVAAASYEARKFGVHSAMPIARARKLCPHAIFLRGAHKRYSEFSARIFAILERYTPLVEPMSLDEAYLDLTGCERLHGPAVATAQRMHDEIRDRVGINASIGIAANKLMAKVASEFAKPNGCFRILPGQAARFLAPFPVGTLPGIGPKSVQQFRRLGIRTVRDLAQLPLALLEEMYGEWGGRLYEKARGISRSPVYPSDETKSISRETTLEEDSTDPRLLEANLSYLLEKAAAQLRGEDLRTRCVTLKLRYSDFKTVTRSRTLAVPACEDHILFAVVVDLFRQLFTRRTRVRLIGVALTGLTREAPMQMDLFDTTPHSTRETLYAGIDRIRGKYGFRAILRATSHNEE from the coding sequence ATGACTCCTATCATCCTGCACATCGACATGGACGCTTTCTTCGTTTCCGTCGAGGAAGTGCTCGACCCGTCGCTCAAGGGCAGGGCGGTGATCGTCGGCGGCAATCCGGAAGGCCGCGGCGTGGTGGCCGCCGCCTCGTACGAAGCACGCAAGTTTGGCGTGCATTCCGCCATGCCCATCGCCCGCGCGCGCAAACTGTGCCCGCACGCCATTTTTTTACGCGGCGCGCACAAACGTTACAGCGAGTTCTCGGCGCGCATCTTCGCCATTCTGGAACGCTACACGCCGCTGGTCGAACCCATGTCGCTGGATGAAGCGTACCTCGACCTCACCGGTTGCGAGCGACTGCACGGCCCCGCCGTCGCCACCGCCCAGCGCATGCACGATGAAATCCGCGATCGGGTCGGCATCAACGCCTCCATCGGCATCGCTGCCAACAAGCTGATGGCGAAGGTGGCCTCGGAATTCGCCAAGCCCAACGGTTGTTTCCGCATCCTGCCCGGCCAGGCGGCGCGCTTCCTCGCGCCGTTCCCCGTTGGCACCTTGCCGGGCATCGGGCCCAAAAGCGTGCAACAGTTCCGCCGTCTGGGCATCCGCACCGTGCGCGACCTGGCGCAACTGCCACTGGCTCTTTTGGAAGAGATGTACGGCGAATGGGGCGGGCGGTTGTATGAAAAAGCGCGCGGTATCAGCCGCTCCCCGGTTTACCCCAGCGACGAGACGAAATCGATCAGCCGCGAAACCACATTGGAAGAAGACTCCACCGATCCGCGTCTGCTGGAAGCGAACTTGAGTTACCTGCTGGAGAAAGCGGCGGCGCAACTGCGCGGCGAAGACCTCCGCACGCGATGCGTCACGCTGAAACTGCGCTACTCCGATTTCAAAACGGTGACGCGCTCGCGCACGCTCGCCGTCCCGGCCTGCGAAGACCACATCCTGTTTGCCGTCGTTGTGGATTTATTCCGCCAGTTGTTCACGCGGCGCACGCGGGTGCGGCTCATCGGCGTGGCGCTCACCGGGCTCACCCGCGAAGCGCCCATGCAGATGGACCTGTTCGATACGACCCCGCACAGCACACGCGAGACCCTGTACGCCGGCATCGACCGCATCCGCGGCAAGTACGGTTTCCGCGCCATCCTCCGCGCCACCAGCCATAACGAAGAATGA
- a CDS encoding aminotransferase class V-fold PLP-dependent enzyme: MNWDQWRDEFPVTQNRIFLDHAKVAPLPKRVQDRVAAFLQDASEHGTANYAKWMAETDRVRARFAELINADEDEVAFVKNTSEGISIVANGIDWKEGDNVVIPNIEFPANVYPWMNLKRLGVEVRWVKSVRGRVPFEQIAAQVNNRTRVVSVSSVECNSGFRNDLNRIGAFCKEKGIYFCVDAIQSLGVLPMDVKKDHIDFLAADGHKWLLSVEGLGGFYISKRVLENIYPAVVGWDSVVNAGDYLNYDFTFRPGARRFEEGSFNVMSIFAFGAALDVLLEVGIDNIEQRVKGLGDVIMERVKQRGGKVVNSTEPGERSGIVSFTLNCDLEKLKTFLAGTNVSLTIRDGLIRLSPHCYNNPSDIDHCFDHIDQFLKK, encoded by the coding sequence ATGAATTGGGATCAATGGCGTGACGAGTTTCCCGTCACGCAGAACCGCATCTTCCTCGACCACGCCAAAGTCGCGCCCCTGCCGAAACGCGTGCAGGACCGCGTCGCCGCCTTCCTCCAGGACGCGAGCGAACACGGCACCGCCAATTATGCGAAATGGATGGCAGAAACCGACCGCGTCCGCGCCCGCTTTGCCGAACTCATCAATGCCGACGAAGACGAAGTGGCGTTCGTCAAGAACACGTCGGAGGGCATCTCCATCGTCGCCAACGGCATCGACTGGAAGGAAGGCGACAACGTTGTCATCCCCAACATCGAGTTCCCCGCCAACGTCTATCCGTGGATGAATTTAAAACGCCTCGGCGTCGAAGTACGCTGGGTGAAATCGGTGCGCGGCCGCGTGCCGTTCGAGCAGATCGCGGCGCAGGTGAACAATAGAACGCGCGTGGTGTCGGTGTCTTCCGTCGAATGCAACAGCGGCTTCCGCAACGACCTCAACCGAATCGGCGCGTTCTGCAAAGAGAAGGGCATCTATTTCTGCGTCGATGCCATCCAGTCGCTGGGCGTTCTGCCGATGGACGTGAAAAAGGATCACATCGACTTCCTCGCCGCCGACGGCCACAAGTGGCTGTTGAGTGTGGAAGGGCTGGGCGGGTTTTATATTTCGAAGCGCGTGCTGGAGAACATTTATCCGGCTGTTGTTGGATGGGACAGCGTCGTCAACGCGGGCGACTATCTGAACTACGACTTCACGTTCCGTCCCGGTGCGCGCCGGTTCGAGGAAGGCAGTTTCAACGTGATGAGCATTTTCGCGTTCGGCGCGGCGCTGGATGTGCTTTTAGAGGTGGGCATCGACAACATCGAGCAGCGCGTGAAGGGCCTGGGCGACGTCATCATGGAACGCGTCAAACAGCGGGGCGGCAAAGTCGTCAACTCAACGGAACCCGGCGAGCGTTCCGGCATCGTGTCGTTCACCTTGAACTGCGATCTCGAAAAACTGAAAACGTTTCTTGCCGGCACCAACGTGTCGCTCACCATCCGCGACGGACTCATCCGCCTCTCCCCCCACTGCTACAACAACCCATCCGACATCGATCACTGCTTCGACCACATCGACCAGTTTTTGAAGAAGTAA
- a CDS encoding transglycosylase domain-containing protein, with protein MRWRGRSKRFRWMAGGAVVALAGMLGLCIATALALHPVETAFQSVKAGTQARMQVTDRFGAPLRVTYQARWNTHDTVPLHAVPEFLKRAFIVSEDKRFYDHNGIDWLARGHAVWQNVKAFGTVRGASTLTEQVVRILHPRPRTVWSRWLEGFEARRLEAALTKPDLLEFYLNQVPYASQRRGVAQAAHYYFNRDLDTLTQKEMLALVVLVRAPSRFDLYRDSQSIDRAMERLAHALHEQGVLTDADRQQIQSETFKLEPPSLPVEATHFVRYITNSSAPVEPPHRRTTLDGTLQATIQTLLDQRLTQLTRHSVRHGAVLVADHTTGEILAWGVAGQPDESVPGSFIDAVTTPRQPGSSLKPFVYALALEHGWTPATFILDAPLAESVGTGLHAYRNYSRHFYGPVTLRNALGNSLNIPAVRAAKFVGVETYHRFLQTLGFTTLDRHPDFYGDGLALGNGEVTLFEMVQAYSALARGGVWRPLTPWMDDPAPREEKRVVPGPVASLIANILSDPEARRLEFGAGSVLNLPVQTAVKTGTSTDHRDAWAVGFNDRYTVGVWMGNLDQNPMEDVTGSTGPALLLRSVFAELNRHRETRPLAMDPRLVQRDLCREPQGEAVNVSLNDASACRWVTEWFVPGTEPQDVAMRPYRDREVKWIQPVWGLRMAMDPRIPDEHEAFEFAIQGVDDTDTVEWMLNGVPLAVTEGGKYLWNLQRGRQHLSATIHKPTHAPTPQTLQVVFYVK; from the coding sequence ATGCGCTGGCGCGGGCGATCCAAACGGTTTCGATGGATGGCGGGCGGCGCGGTCGTTGCGCTGGCGGGCATGTTGGGATTGTGCATCGCCACCGCGCTGGCGCTTCACCCGGTGGAGACCGCGTTCCAATCGGTGAAAGCCGGGACGCAGGCGCGCATGCAGGTGACCGACCGCTTCGGCGCGCCCCTGCGCGTGACCTACCAGGCGCGGTGGAACACGCACGATACCGTGCCGCTCCACGCCGTTCCTGAATTTCTGAAACGCGCTTTCATCGTCTCCGAAGACAAACGCTTTTACGATCATAACGGCATCGACTGGCTGGCGCGTGGGCACGCCGTGTGGCAGAACGTGAAGGCGTTCGGCACCGTACGCGGCGCCAGCACCCTCACCGAGCAGGTGGTGCGGATACTCCATCCCCGCCCGCGCACGGTGTGGTCGCGCTGGCTGGAAGGGTTTGAGGCGCGGCGGCTGGAGGCGGCACTCACCAAGCCGGACCTGCTTGAGTTCTACCTCAACCAGGTGCCTTACGCTTCGCAACGGCGCGGCGTGGCGCAGGCGGCGCATTATTATTTCAACCGCGACCTCGATACGCTGACCCAAAAAGAAATGCTGGCGCTGGTGGTGCTGGTGCGCGCGCCATCGCGATTCGATCTCTACCGCGATTCGCAATCGATCGACCGGGCCATGGAACGACTCGCCCACGCACTGCATGAACAGGGTGTGCTGACCGATGCCGATCGGCAACAGATTCAAAGCGAGACGTTCAAGCTGGAACCGCCGTCACTGCCGGTGGAGGCGACGCATTTCGTGCGTTACATCACAAACTCATCCGCCCCCGTGGAGCCACCACATCGGCGCACCACACTGGACGGGACCTTGCAAGCGACCATACAGACCCTGCTCGACCAGCGCCTCACGCAACTGACGCGTCACTCTGTACGCCACGGCGCGGTGCTGGTGGCCGATCACACGACGGGGGAAATCCTTGCATGGGGGGTGGCGGGCCAGCCGGATGAAAGCGTGCCCGGCAGTTTCATCGATGCCGTCACCACGCCGCGCCAGCCGGGTTCGTCGCTCAAACCTTTTGTGTACGCGCTGGCGCTGGAGCACGGCTGGACGCCTGCGACCTTCATCCTCGACGCGCCGCTGGCGGAATCGGTGGGCACGGGTTTGCACGCCTACCGCAACTACAGCCGCCATTTTTACGGACCCGTGACGCTGCGCAACGCGCTCGGCAACTCGCTCAACATCCCCGCCGTGCGTGCGGCGAAGTTCGTCGGCGTCGAAACCTATCACCGCTTTCTGCAGACGCTAGGTTTCACCACCCTCGACCGGCACCCCGATTTTTACGGCGACGGGCTGGCGCTGGGCAATGGTGAAGTGACGCTGTTCGAGATGGTGCAGGCGTACTCGGCTCTGGCCCGCGGCGGGGTGTGGCGTCCGTTGACGCCTTGGATGGACGACCCCGCACCGCGTGAAGAGAAGCGCGTGGTGCCGGGTCCGGTGGCGTCACTCATCGCAAACATTTTGTCCGACCCGGAAGCGCGGCGACTGGAATTCGGCGCGGGCAGTGTGCTGAACCTGCCGGTGCAGACGGCGGTGAAGACGGGCACCTCCACCGATCACCGCGACGCGTGGGCGGTGGGCTTCAACGACCGCTACACCGTCGGTGTGTGGATGGGCAACCTCGACCAGAACCCGATGGAAGACGTGACCGGCTCGACGGGTCCGGCCCTGCTGCTCCGCTCCGTGTTCGCCGAGCTCAACCGGCATAGAGAGACGCGACCGCTTGCGATGGACCCGCGGCTGGTGCAACGCGACCTGTGCCGCGAGCCGCAGGGCGAAGCCGTTAACGTATCTCTGAATGACGCATCCGCCTGCAGGTGGGTGACGGAGTGGTTCGTGCCCGGCACCGAGCCGCAGGATGTGGCAATGCGACCCTACCGCGATCGCGAGGTGAAGTGGATCCAACCGGTGTGGGGGTTGCGCATGGCGATGGACCCGCGCATTCCCGATGAACACGAAGCGTTCGAGTTCGCCATCCAGGGTGTGGACGACACCGACACGGTGGAATGGATGTTGAACGGCGTGCCGCTGGCGGTCACCGAAGGCGGCAAGTATTTATGGAATCTCCAGCGCGGACGGCAGCACCTCAGCGCCACCATCCACAAACCCACCCACGCCCCCACCCCGCAAACGCTGCAGGTGGTTTTTTACGTGAAGTGA